Proteins co-encoded in one Arthrobacter globiformis genomic window:
- the deoC gene encoding deoxyribose-phosphate aldolase has product MSNEASPGTGTATSPAGSPGEGSGAPGIASFIDHTLLKPEASEAEILKVCAEAAEYKFKSVCVNPVWVKTVKTALKGTGVLTCSVVGFPLGATPSDVKAFEARGAVLDGADEVDMVIDIAAARASDRGALVDDIKAVAEAVHTGEAILKVIIETALLTDDQKVLACEAAVEAGADFVKTSTGFNGGGATAADIALMRRTVGPDVGVKASGGVRSLEDAQAMIAAGATRIGASSGIAIVKGEQGSSAY; this is encoded by the coding sequence ATGAGCAACGAAGCCAGCCCCGGAACGGGCACCGCGACCAGCCCCGCAGGATCTCCAGGGGAGGGTAGCGGGGCGCCGGGCATCGCTTCCTTCATCGACCACACGCTGCTGAAGCCGGAGGCCAGCGAAGCGGAAATCCTCAAGGTGTGTGCCGAGGCCGCCGAGTACAAGTTCAAGTCGGTATGCGTGAACCCGGTGTGGGTCAAGACGGTCAAGACGGCCCTCAAGGGCACCGGCGTGCTCACCTGTTCCGTGGTGGGTTTCCCGCTGGGCGCCACGCCCAGCGATGTCAAGGCGTTTGAGGCGCGCGGGGCCGTGCTGGACGGCGCCGACGAAGTGGACATGGTCATCGACATCGCTGCGGCCAGGGCTTCGGACAGGGGCGCCCTGGTGGACGACATCAAGGCCGTCGCCGAGGCCGTCCACACCGGAGAGGCGATCCTCAAGGTCATCATCGAGACTGCCCTGCTCACCGATGACCAGAAGGTCCTGGCCTGCGAAGCGGCCGTGGAGGCCGGTGCCGACTTCGTCAAGACCTCCACGGGCTTCAACGGCGGCGGAGCCACCGCCGCGGACATCGCCCTCATGCGGCGCACCGTGGGCCCGGACGTGGGCGTCAAGGCCTCCGGCGGCGTGCGGTCCCTCGAGGACGCACAGGCTATGATTGCTGCAGGTGCAACACGTATTGGCGCCAGCTCCGGTATTGCAATCGTCAAAGGCGA